ACGCGGCGCAGCGGATGGCGGAGCGCATCACGGCCGAGCACGGTCCGGTGACGGATGTCGTCGCCTCGATCGGCGGGTGGTGGCAGGGCAAACCGCTGTGGGAGATTTCGGAACAGGACTGGCAGCGGTATTTCGTCGGCATGACCACCGCCCATGTCGCCACCGCCCGTGCATGGAGCCCGCGCCTGCCGCGCACCGGCACCTACCAGCTGATCCTCGGCGGCAGCGCGGTCGCGCCGGTGCCCGGCGCCTCGATCATCAGCATGCAGCAGGCCGGGCTCCTGATGATGCGCCGCGTGCTGTCGGAGGAGGCGGGCGAGCGGCATCGCGTCGCGGCGCAGATCCTCGGCCCGGTCGTCACCCGCGCCCGCCGCCGCATCGACCCGGACTGGGTGACCAACGAGGAGGTGGGGCTGGTGTCCGCGGGGATTGCGGCGCGCCCGGAGGCGACGGGCGAGGATTACATCAGCCATGACAAGACACAGATGCTGGGAACGCTCCGGGGTCTGGGGCTTTATCCGCAATGACCGGACGTGTGGTATGACACGGATGGCCGCTCCTTCGACTCGGGCGAGGCGAGGGACGGTCCGCCCTCCCGCCCTGCCGCCGGCAAGGCGGAACACAAGATGGAGAATGCCATGAAAGCTGTGCAGTTCAGTGAATACGGAGGACCGGAGGTCCTGAAACTGGTCGAGATCGACGAACCGCATGCCGGCCCCGGCCAGGTGCGGATCGCGGTTCGCGCGGCCGGGGTCAATCCCGCCGACTGGAAGCGGCGCGCGGGGTATTTCCGCGATTTCATGCCGCTGGAGTTTCCCTATACCGTCGGGTTCGAGGCCGCCGGGATCGTGGACGAGATCGGCGAGGGCGTGTCCGGCGTCTCGGTGGGGGACGCGGTGTTCGGCCTCGGCTCGGGCGCGACGGCGGAATATGCCGTGCTGAAGAGCTGGGCCGGAAAGCCCGAGGATATGCCCTTCGAGGTGGCCGGCGGGCTCGCGGTGATCGCGGAAACCGCGGCGCGCAGCCTTGACGAGGCCGGTGCCAAGGCCGGCGATACCGTCCTGCTGAGCGGCGCCGCCGGCGGGGTGGGCACTGCCGCGATCCAGATCGCCCGCGCGCGCGCCATGACCGTCATCGGAACCGCGAGCGAACCGAAACACGACTACCTGCGCAGCCTCGGCGCCATCCCGACGACCTATGGCCCCGGACTTGCCGACCGCGTGCGCGACCTTGCGCCCGAGGGGGTGGATGTGGCGATCGACATCGCCGGATCGGACATCATTCCCGAGCTGATCGGGATCGTCGGGGATGCCTCGCGAGTCCTGTCCATCGCGGATTTCACCGCGCCGGAACAGGGCGCCAAATTTTCCACCACACCGCAGGAGCATCCCGAGCGGGCGCTCGAGGAGGCGGCCCGGCTCTATTCCGAGGGGGCGCTGCGCCTGAAGGTGGAGCGGGCCTTCCCGCTTGCGCAGGTCGGGGAGGCCCAGGCGCTCAGCGAAACCGGCCATGTCACCGGCAAGATCGTCGTGACCGTCGACGCGTGAGCGGTCCGGTTGCGCGGCCACGGGACGGCTGCGGCCCCCCTTGCGGGGAGGGGCTGCGGGCATGGCCGCGCGGGATCGCCCCGGTCACGACCTCCTGCACCCCGGCCGCATGGCGTGGCCGGGGTGCATCGAGCCTCTGGATCAGATCGTCTTGATGATCGGCGTGATGCCGCCATCGATGATGAAATCCGAGCCGGTGACCCAGGCCGACTCGTCGGAGGCCAGGTAAAGCGCGCAGCCGGCGATATCCTCGGGTTGCCCTGACCGTCCCATCGGCTGCATGCTGTTCATCTGTGCAAGCTGCTCCTCGCTCAGCACGCCGAGCGCCGGCGTCAGGATCGTGCCGGGAGAGATCGAGTTGACGCGGATATTGTGCGGCGCCCCCTCGGCCGCCAGTTGCCGTGTCATCGACAGCACCCCGCCCTTGGCCGCGGCATGCGCCGTCTGTCCGGCCGCGCCATAGCCGCGATGGGCCGTCACCGAGGAGGTGTTGATGATGACGCCGCCGCCCTGGGCGAGGAAGTGGTTCCACACCGCGCTGACCGCGTAGAAGACGATGTCGAGTTCGGCGCGGATGGTGTAGGACCATTCCTCCCGCGTCATCTCGCCGATCGGGCGCATCTTCGGGTTGCCGGCATTGTTATAGAGCACGTCGATCTTCCCGGCGGCGGCGATGCCGTCCTCGATCCAGCGCGTCACCGCGTCGGGGTCGGTCAGGTCGACGATGGAGGAGTCCATCCTGCCGCCGGCCTCGCGGACCATCGCGGCGGTTTCCGCCGCTTCCTTCTCCTTGAGGTCGCAGCCGATGACATGCGCGCCCTCCCTGGCGAAGAGAAGCGCGGCGGCGCGCCCCTGTCCGCCGGCCGTTCCGGTGATGAACACGACCTTGTTGTCCAGTCTTCCCATAATGTTCTCCTGCTTTAAAAGAATAATGATGTCGGGGCGTTATCTGGTAGGCACAGAGCCGTCCGCCCCCGACGGCCTGTTTCCCGCGCGCGAATGTCGCCCTTTTCCGCCGAACGCCGGTGGACCGGCGGGCGATCGCACCCCGCGCTGCGCCGTCGCATGCGGGACTGGTCCTCCTGCGAGGGCTCTACGGATTTCTGTTGCGCGGAGAAGAGCGCGCCATGTCCGCCGAGCACCGTCAGGATGCGTTCCGAGGGTGCCCGCGACGTCCAGCCCACATGGTCTAGGTGGTCGTTTGACATGGTCTCGCGGATGCTTTTCAAAGCTGACACTTGTTTTATTATCCGCTCGGGCCGCATGGTGCAAGTCCGCTTTCACCGACCGGCGATGCGGGCCGGCCCGTCGGCGGCGCGGGATCGGGCGAGCATGCCCTTTTCCCCCGCAGAGCCCTCCGGCAGGAGATCCCGGCGGTATATTTTTCAAAGTGAGTGCTTGACATATTTGCCGAACTCTTTTTCAAAGAAACATCTTGGAAAAATAGAGTCGCCACCCGGAAAATCCGGTGCGGACTCGGCAAGGAGGCTAACATGTTGTCCGTTTTCACCTGGTGCAGCGGCGGGGCGCGCGGCGTTTCACGATTTGCGGACCGCCCGGAGACGGGCGCGAAGGCCCTGGTCCTCACCGTCCTCGCGGGACTGTCCTCCGCCATGGCCCTCCCGGCTCACGCCCAGGATTTTCCGCCGAGCGCCGTCGGCGTCATGATCGCCGAGCCGCAGAGACTGGCGGTCGCTTCCGAGCTTCCGGGCCGGATCAGCGCCACCCGCGTTGCCGAGGTCCGGCCGCGGGTCAGCGGCATCATCGAGAGCCGGGTGTTCGAGCAGGGCAGCCTCGTCTCGGAGGGCGACGTGCTCTTCCGCCTCGACCGCGCCACCTATGAGATCGCCGTGGAGGCCGCGCGGGCAAACGTCGCCCGCGCCGAAGCCGTGCTGGCCGACGCGCGGCAGACGGAACGCCGCTACACCTCGCTGAACGAACGCAACGTCACCAGCCGGGCGGATTTCGACTCGGTCGTCACCGCGCGGTTGCAGGCCGAGGCGGGGCTTGCCGAGGCGCAGGCACAGTTGCACGCGGCCGAAATCAACCTCGGCTATACCGAGATCCGGGCGCCGATTTCGGGACGGACCGGCCGTGCGCTCACCACCGAAGGCGCACTCGTGTCGGCGCAGGGCGAGGTGCTGACGACGATCCAGCAGCTCGACGTGGTCTATGCCGACATGCAGCAGCCGGTGTCCGAACTCCTGCGCCTGCGCCGCGCATTGGCCGCCGGGGAGCTGACGGAGGTCGTGCCCGGCGAGGCCAAGGTCGCTCTCTATCTCGACGACGGCACGCTCTATCCGCATCCCGGCCGGCTGCTCTTTGCCGAGGCCTCGGTCGAACGCTCGAGCGGGCAGGTCACGCTGCGTGCGGAAGTGCCCAATCCCGAGGGCACGCTGCTGCCCGGCATGTATGTGCGGGTTTCGGTCGAGCAGGCGGTGCAGGAGGATGCGATCCTGATCCCCCGGCAGGCGCTGCGCCGCGACGCCTCGGGAGAGGCGCAGGTGATGGTCGTGGGGCCGGAAGGCACGGTCGTGATGCGCCCCGTCACGCCGGGCCGCAACGCGGGCAACAGCGTCAATATCGACGAAGGGCTGGACGAAGGCGAGATGGTGATCGTGGACGGGTTCCAGAAGATCGGCCCCGGCGCGCCGGTGCAGCCGGTCTGCTGGAGCGATCCGGCGGCGCAAGACGACGCTCAGGCCGATGCCTGTGCGCGGCGTGTGGACACGCTCACCTCCGAACAGACGAACTGAGGCCCGATCATGGCTAGATTTTTCATCGACAACCCGGTTCTGGCCTGGGTGATCGCCATCTTCATCTCCATCGCCGGGCTGTTGTCCCTGCCGATGCTGCCGGTGGCGCAATATCCCGATGTGGCGCCGCCGCAGGTGACGATCTCGACACGCTTCGCCGGCTCCTCGCCCGAAGATCTCTATCAGCAGGTCACCCAGCCGATCGAGGAGGAGCTGAACGGCATTCCCGGCATGCTCTATTACGAATCCACGTCGGAGGCGACCGGCGCGGTCACCATCACCGTGACCTTCGCCTCGGGCACCAATATCGCACAGGCGGTGGTGGATACGCAGAACCGGTTGCGCCGGGTGGAATCCTCCCTGCCGCCGCAGGTGCAGCAGGAGGGGCTTCTGGTCGAGGAGGCCAGCTCCGCCTACCTCTTGTATGTCTCGCTTTCCGCCACGGAGGGATCGGATCTCGACCTCGTCGCCCTGGCCGATTTCGCGACGCGCAACGTGCTCAACGAGATCCGCCGCGTCCCCGGCGTCGGCAAGGCGCAGCTCTTCGCGGCCGAGCGTGCCATGCGTGTCTGGATCGACCCGGCCAAGCTGGTGGGGCTCGACCTGTCGGTGACCGACATCACCGCCGCCATCACCGAGCAGAACGCTCAGGTCGCCGCCGGCTCGGTCGGTGTCGATCCCGCGCCCGCGGGGCAGCAGACGCAGGCGACCTTGCTCGTCACCGGCCAGTTGCGCAGCCCCGAGGAATTCGGCCAGATCGTGCTGCGGGCGCGTGACGACGGGGCCCTCGTGCGCCTGTCGGATGTCGCCCGGATCGAGGTCGACGCGGAGCTCTATTCCTTCCAGTCCTATCTGAACGGCCAGGAGGCGGCGCAGATCGGCATCCAGCTTTCCCCGACCGGCAACGCGCTCGACACCGCGCAGGGGGTGAAGGACCTTCTCGAGGAGCTCGCGCCGACCTTCCCCGCGGGCGTAGAATACGCCATCCCCTATGACACCACGCCCTTCGTCGCCGCCTCGATCGAAAAGGTGGTGCACACGCTGATGGAGGCGGTCGCGCTGGTTTTCGTGGTGATGCTGATCTTCCTGCAAAGCTTCCGCTACACCGTCATCCCGATGCTGGTCGTGCCGATCGCGCTCGCCGGGACGATGGCCGTCATGCTCGGGGCGGGCTTCTCGATCAACGTGCTGACCATGTTCGCGATGATCCTCGCCATCGGCATCCTCGTCGACGACGCCATCGTGGTGGTCGAGAATGTCGAACGGATCATGTCGGAGGAAGGGCTTTCTCCGAAGGAGGCCGCGAAGAAGGCCATGGACCAGATCTCCGGCGCCATCGTCGGCATCACGCTGGCGCTGATGGCGGTCTTCGTGCCGCTCGCCTTCTTCCCCGGCTCGGTCGGCATCATCTATCAGCAGTTCTCGCTGACCATGGTGGTCTCGATCTTCTTCTCGGCCTTCCTCGCCCTGTCGCTGACGCCGGCGCTCTGCGCGACCTTCCTCAAGCCGATCCCCAAGGGGCACGGCCATGCAAAGCGCGGCCCGGCGGGCTGGTTCAACCGCAATTTCGACCGCGCTTCCAGGGGCTATGCCGGGCTGGTGGGCAGGCTGGTCCGGCGGTCGGGCAGGATGATGGTGATCTATGCCGCGCTGGTCGCCGGCCTCGCCTGGTTCTACGTGCAGATCCCCGCCGCCTTCCTGCCGCAGGAGGACCAGGGCTACCTGATCGCGAGCATGCAGTCCCCGCCGGAGGCGACGTCCTACCGGATGCGGGAGGTGACGAAGACGGCCGAGGACTTCGCCCTCTCCACGGAAGGGGTCAAGGACATCATCACGATCCAGGGCTTTTCCTTCTCCGGGCAGGGGCCGAACTCTGCCGTCAGCTTCCTCACGCTCGAGGATTGGGAGGAGCGCAGCACGCCCGACCTCAGCGCCGGCGCGCTCGCCGGAAAGATGTCGGGAATGCTGTTCTCGATCCGCGACAGCTTTGCCTTCGCCATCTCGCCGCCGCCGATCCAGGGGCTGGGCACCGGCTCGGGCTTTTCCTTCCGGCTTCAGGACCGCGGCAACCACGGCAATGCCGCGCTTCAGGAGGTGGCGGGGCAGATCATGGCCGGCGCGGCCGCAAGCCCCGTCCTCGGACAGGTCTATGTCGAAGGGCTGGAACCGGGACCGCAACTCAACCTGCGGGTCGACCGGGAAAAGGCCAATGCCTTCGGCGTCACCTTCGGAGAGATCAACCGCACGATCTCGGTCGCGCTCGGTTCCGGCTATGTCAACGACTTCCCCAGCAACGGCAAGATGCAGAGCGTCATCGTGCAGGCCGAGCCCTATGCCCGCGCCAATATCGAGGAGGTGATGAAGCTGAACGTGCGCAACGTGCAGGGCGGGATGGTGCCGCTGTCCTCCTTCGCCTCGGCGGACTGGGGCTTCGGCCCGACGCAGATCGTCGGTTACAATGGCTATCCCTCGATCCGCATCAACGGCGAGGCCGCGCCCGGCTATTCCTCCGGCGAGGCGCTCGCGGAGATGGAGCGGCTCGTCGCCGACCTGCCGCCGGGCTTCACCCACCAGTGGACCGGCCAGTCCTTGCAGGAGATCGAGAGCGGCAGTCAGGCGCCGATCCTGATCGGCCTGTCGGTGCTGTTCGTCTTCCTCTGCCTTGCGGGGCTCTACGGAAGCTGGTCGATCCCCTTCGCGGTGATGCTGATCGTGCCGATGGGCGCCATCGGGACGGTGGCGGCGGTGACGCTGACCGGCCTGGCGAATGACGTGTTCTTCACCGTGGGCCTCATCACCATCGTCGGGCTGTCGGCCAAGAACGCGATCCTGATCGTCGAAGTCGCGAAGGATCTCATCATGGAGGGACGCGGATTGCTCGACGCCACGATCGAGGCCTGCCGGCTGCGCTTCCGGCCGATCCTGATGACCTCGCTCGCCTTCACCATGGGCGTGGTGCCGATGGCCATCGCCACCGGTCCCTCGGCCGCGAGCCAGAACGCCATCGGCACCAACGTGGTCGGCGGCATGATCTCCGCCACGGTGCTGGGCGTGCTGTTCGCGCCGGTGTTCTTCGTCTTCGTGATGAAGCTGACATCGACCCACAAGCGGCTGCGGCGTCCTGCCGCCGGTGAGGAGACGTCCTCCGTCTCGCAACCGACCTGAGCGGTGGTGCGGCGGGGAGGGCGGCCGGATTTCGGCCGCTCCTCCCCGGTCCGCCGGTTTCGCGCCCTCAGGACGGTGTCGCGGCGCCCGGACCGGCGGGGCTTTCCAGAAGCGCGAAATTCCGCCTCAGGCAGTCGGCGAGCGGACGCCCGTCCTCCTGTGTCCGCCTCTCATCGAGGGCGAGGCGCAGGGCGCCCGCCGCCATCATCGCCATGACGCGCAGGCCGTCCCGCCGGTCCGGCGCCGGCCATATTTCGCACATGGTCTCGAAGAGGACCTGCTCGATCTCGATGAACAGCGCGGTCTTGCGCGCCCGCAGCGCCTCGGTCGAGCGCAGCAGCCGGTCGATCGTGACCGATTCGCGGGTTTCGTAGCGCGAGGCGAGGTGCAGGAAACAGTCCAGCGCGGCGGCGAGCGGGGTCTGGTCCGGCGGCTGTTCCCGCATCGCACCGCGCAGCGCCTGGGGAAAGCCGCTGCCATCCCGTGCCAGCAGCACCTCC
The nucleotide sequence above comes from Celeribacter indicus. Encoded proteins:
- a CDS encoding SDR family NAD(P)-dependent oxidoreductase is translated as MTETIDLDKALYPDLSERRVVIAGGTGDVGEGLVRAWLKTGAHVVVPSRSEGKVGEFRQALSDIGTPETLSFAVGDYTGFDAAQRMAERITAEHGPVTDVVASIGGWWQGKPLWEISEQDWQRYFVGMTTAHVATARAWSPRLPRTGTYQLILGGSAVAPVPGASIISMQQAGLLMMRRVLSEEAGERHRVAAQILGPVVTRARRRIDPDWVTNEEVGLVSAGIAARPEATGEDYISHDKTQMLGTLRGLGLYPQ
- a CDS encoding NADP-dependent oxidoreductase, which codes for MKAVQFSEYGGPEVLKLVEIDEPHAGPGQVRIAVRAAGVNPADWKRRAGYFRDFMPLEFPYTVGFEAAGIVDEIGEGVSGVSVGDAVFGLGSGATAEYAVLKSWAGKPEDMPFEVAGGLAVIAETAARSLDEAGAKAGDTVLLSGAAGGVGTAAIQIARARAMTVIGTASEPKHDYLRSLGAIPTTYGPGLADRVRDLAPEGVDVAIDIAGSDIIPELIGIVGDASRVLSIADFTAPEQGAKFSTTPQEHPERALEEAARLYSEGALRLKVERAFPLAQVGEAQALSETGHVTGKIVVTVDA
- a CDS encoding SDR family NAD(P)-dependent oxidoreductase, producing the protein MGRLDNKVVFITGTAGGQGRAAALLFAREGAHVIGCDLKEKEAAETAAMVREAGGRMDSSIVDLTDPDAVTRWIEDGIAAAGKIDVLYNNAGNPKMRPIGEMTREEWSYTIRAELDIVFYAVSAVWNHFLAQGGGVIINTSSVTAHRGYGAAGQTAHAAAKGGVLSMTRQLAAEGAPHNIRVNSISPGTILTPALGVLSEEQLAQMNSMQPMGRSGQPEDIAGCALYLASDESAWVTGSDFIIDGGITPIIKTI
- a CDS encoding efflux RND transporter periplasmic adaptor subunit, yielding MLSVFTWCSGGARGVSRFADRPETGAKALVLTVLAGLSSAMALPAHAQDFPPSAVGVMIAEPQRLAVASELPGRISATRVAEVRPRVSGIIESRVFEQGSLVSEGDVLFRLDRATYEIAVEAARANVARAEAVLADARQTERRYTSLNERNVTSRADFDSVVTARLQAEAGLAEAQAQLHAAEINLGYTEIRAPISGRTGRALTTEGALVSAQGEVLTTIQQLDVVYADMQQPVSELLRLRRALAAGELTEVVPGEAKVALYLDDGTLYPHPGRLLFAEASVERSSGQVTLRAEVPNPEGTLLPGMYVRVSVEQAVQEDAILIPRQALRRDASGEAQVMVVGPEGTVVMRPVTPGRNAGNSVNIDEGLDEGEMVIVDGFQKIGPGAPVQPVCWSDPAAQDDAQADACARRVDTLTSEQTN
- a CDS encoding efflux RND transporter permease subunit; the encoded protein is MARFFIDNPVLAWVIAIFISIAGLLSLPMLPVAQYPDVAPPQVTISTRFAGSSPEDLYQQVTQPIEEELNGIPGMLYYESTSEATGAVTITVTFASGTNIAQAVVDTQNRLRRVESSLPPQVQQEGLLVEEASSAYLLYVSLSATEGSDLDLVALADFATRNVLNEIRRVPGVGKAQLFAAERAMRVWIDPAKLVGLDLSVTDITAAITEQNAQVAAGSVGVDPAPAGQQTQATLLVTGQLRSPEEFGQIVLRARDDGALVRLSDVARIEVDAELYSFQSYLNGQEAAQIGIQLSPTGNALDTAQGVKDLLEELAPTFPAGVEYAIPYDTTPFVAASIEKVVHTLMEAVALVFVVMLIFLQSFRYTVIPMLVVPIALAGTMAVMLGAGFSINVLTMFAMILAIGILVDDAIVVVENVERIMSEEGLSPKEAAKKAMDQISGAIVGITLALMAVFVPLAFFPGSVGIIYQQFSLTMVVSIFFSAFLALSLTPALCATFLKPIPKGHGHAKRGPAGWFNRNFDRASRGYAGLVGRLVRRSGRMMVIYAALVAGLAWFYVQIPAAFLPQEDQGYLIASMQSPPEATSYRMREVTKTAEDFALSTEGVKDIITIQGFSFSGQGPNSAVSFLTLEDWEERSTPDLSAGALAGKMSGMLFSIRDSFAFAISPPPIQGLGTGSGFSFRLQDRGNHGNAALQEVAGQIMAGAAASPVLGQVYVEGLEPGPQLNLRVDREKANAFGVTFGEINRTISVALGSGYVNDFPSNGKMQSVIVQAEPYARANIEEVMKLNVRNVQGGMVPLSSFASADWGFGPTQIVGYNGYPSIRINGEAAPGYSSGEALAEMERLVADLPPGFTHQWTGQSLQEIESGSQAPILIGLSVLFVFLCLAGLYGSWSIPFAVMLIVPMGAIGTVAAVTLTGLANDVFFTVGLITIVGLSAKNAILIVEVAKDLIMEGRGLLDATIEACRLRFRPILMTSLAFTMGVVPMAIATGPSAASQNAIGTNVVGGMISATVLGVLFAPVFFVFVMKLTSTHKRLRRPAAGEETSSVSQPT
- a CDS encoding TetR/AcrR family transcriptional regulator, whose translation is MDSTSENTGGLRARKRRETRERIVEAGLRLFVENGYEATTLDMIAAAAGISRRTFFYYFRSKEEVLLARDGSGFPQALRGAMREQPPDQTPLAAALDCFLHLASRYETRESVTIDRLLRSTEALRARKTALFIEIEQVLFETMCEIWPAPDRRDGLRVMAMMAAGALRLALDERRTQEDGRPLADCLRRNFALLESPAGPGAATPS